A stretch of Astyanax mexicanus isolate ESR-SI-001 chromosome 21, AstMex3_surface, whole genome shotgun sequence DNA encodes these proteins:
- the LOC103026139 gene encoding uncharacterized protein LOC103026139, with product MRHLSDQAHPAFHTGSDDLRIVLLGNAKVGKSATANVILGRETFRETETTECELQRGRVDDRNVSIIDTPGINSATLSSEQLKTEMRRLFSLSDPGPHVFLLLIRVGNFTEDQRSTVEWIQENFGEEALKFTMLLFTGREEMTGSQWKTFSEETNVQEFTKEFGGGYAVINSKKEINSIQKTKLLEKIEEVIKQNKGQHFTDKIYKAIQKRNAEEADRHDEERTQDNINTTTGEGTQQTMATFNTVKGSEAEMKEEKAAEDEMKGKHVRKEESFRSPSKANSEKERLKQDLKRQQESRRLTEKEKWEKERASTEGHPEPGESADVMLMYTTVKRFYIIVIMIYYILLMTGLWIQFHKYEYYGLHMVLTPLECVSVSDVRIVLIGRPRSGKSATGNTILGREAFGKDLINVPNTVKVCKRQDGTVGNKSVSVVDTKLKRHNLTLLFKGYNLDLMLSDSEFVQCLQLCSPGPHVFLLVGRDLWRVLRTLDLEYKFGEEFLKRSIVLITHGDKHGKVKKEDFSWGLQHLVDRCGGGYQIFNNEEQEDRTQVTELLEKIETLIEKNEGKPYANEMYQAHRQRMQEESSSCSVL from the exons ATGAG ACACCTTTCTGACCAGGCCCATCCTGCTTTCCACACAGGATCAGATGATCTGAGGATAGTCCTTCTGGGTAATGCAAAAGTAGGAAAGAGTGCTACAGCTAATGTTATATTAGGACGAGAGACATTCAGAGAGACTGAAACTACAGAGTGTGAGCTCCAGAGAGGAAGAGTGGACGACAGGAACGTCTCCATCATCGACACTCCAGGAATCAACAGCGCCACCCTCAGTTCAGAACAGCTGAAGACTGAAATGAGGAGATTATTCTCTCTGTCTGATCCTGGTCCTCATGTGTTCCTGCTGCTGATCAGAGTCGGGAACTTTACAGAAGATCAGAGGAGCACTGTGGAGTGGATTCAGGAGAACTTTGGAGAAGAAGCTCTGAAATTCACCATGCTGCTCTTCACTGGACGAGAGGAAATGACCGGCTCACAGTGGAAAACATTTTCTGAGGAAACAAATGTCCAAGAATTTACGAAAGAATTTGGAGGGGGATATGCTGTGATAAACAGCAAGAAAGAGATTAATTCCATCCAGAAAACCAAACTTCTGGAGAAGATAGAAGAAGTGATTAAACAGAACAAAGGACAGCATTTCacagataaaatatataaagctaTTCAAAAACgtaatgcagaagaagcagaCAGACATGATGAAGAACGTACCCAAGATAACATCAACACAACAACAGGAGAAGGAACACAACAAACAATGGCTACTTTCAACACTGTCAAGGGCAGTGAAGCAGAGATGAAGGAAGAGAAGGCAGCTGAAGATGAAATGAAGGGAAAACATGTCAGGAAAGAAGAGTCATTTAGATCACCATCTAAAGCAAACAGCGAAAAAGAGAGACTCAAACAAGATCTCAAGAGACAACAGGAGAGTCGGAGATTGActgaaaaagagaaatgggagaAAGAGAGGGCATCAACTGAAGGACATCCTGAGCCTGGTGAGTCTGCTGATGTTATGTTGATGTACACCACTGTTAAAAGGTTTTATATTATTGTGAtaatgatatattatatattgttaatGACAGGGCTGTGGATTCAGTTTCACAAGTATGAATACTACGGTCTTCATATGGTCCTAACTCCATTGGAG TGTGTTTCAGTGTCTGATGTGAGGATTGTTTTGATTGGAAGACCTCGATCAGGAAAGAGCGCAACTGGAAACACCATCCTGGGAAGAGAAGCTTTTGGGAAGGACTTGATTAATGTTCCCAACACTGTCAAAGTGTGTAAAAGACAGGATGGCACAGTGGGAAACAAATCTGTTTCTGTGGTTGATACCAAGCTAAAGAGACACAATTTAACTCTCCTTTTCAAAGGTTATAATCTTGATTTGATGCTTTCAGATTCTGAATTTGTCCAGTGCTTGCAACTCTGTTCCCCTGGACCTCACGTGTTCCTCCTTGTGGGACGGGATCTTTGGAGGGTACTTAGAACATTGGATTTAGAGTATAAGTTCGGGGAGGAGTTTCTGAAGCGCAGCATAGTCCTGATCACTCATGGAGACAAACATGGAAAAGTTAAAAAGGAGGACTTCAGTTGGGGCTTGCAGCATCTTGTGGACCGCTGTGGAGGAGGGTATCAAATATTCAACAATGAGGAACAAGAAGATCGTACTCAGGTTACAGAACTGCTGGAGAAGATAGAAACCCTGATAGAAAAGAATGAAGGAAAACCCTACGCTAATGAGATGTACCAGGCCCATAGACAGAGAATGCAAGAAGAAAGTTCCAGCTGTTCTGTGTTATAA
- the LOC111197063 gene encoding uncharacterized protein LOC111197063, producing the protein MAYPDFIAFALHTGSDDLRMVLLGNAGVGKTAMGNAILGNDTFKETETTECELQRGRVDDRNVSIIDTPGIDSTTLSSEQLKTVIKRCLSLSSPGPHVFLLVIRVGKFTQDVRKTVKWIQENFGEEALKFTMLLFTEREKMTNSQWKKFSEETAVHFKKQFGDRYAVINSKREVNPSQISKLLEKIEKMVKQNSGHYYTDKVDDKRRQGQEKEKQNLEWGRKKEDQKGIKENFNLEEQRIPLTMGSPVDSRIPEIKEGQKKHKGCLTRSQSIEVISVGNKMRSDAVDRKLIRKHSLWFPKKTTREHERFREDLKRQEESRRERERRKWQKERAAVEEGSESDVRIVLMGRPGSGKSATGNTILGREAFGKDFISAPGTDTVCKRQDGVVGDKSVTVIDTKRKTPVSHCSHSDPLEFSTSDFEQCLQLCSPGPHAFLLVIRDFVSVYNTFYPLKRQFGQEFLKHSIVLITHGDQRERVEKKNFGRSLEKLVDSCGGRFHIFNNEEQNHTQVTNLLKEIETLVQNNGGTPYSHEMYLAHRKKMEQKCTLL; encoded by the exons ATGGCATATCCAGACTTCATTGCTTTTGCTTTGCACACAGGGTCAGACGACCTGAGGATGGTGCTGTTAGGGAATGCTGGTGTTGGAAAAACAGCGATGGGCAATGCCATATTAGGTAATGATACTTTCAAAGAGACTGAAACTACAGAGTGTGAGCTCCAGAGAGGAAGAGTGGACGACAGGAACGTCTCCATCATCGACACTCCAGGAATCGACAGCACCACCCTCAGTTCAGAACAGCTGAAGACTGTAATAAAAAGATGCCTCTCGTTGTCTTCTCCTGGTCCCCATGTGTTCCTGCTGGTGATCAGAGTTGGAAAATTCACTCAAGATGTGAGAAAAACTGTCAAGTGGATTCAGGAGAACTTTGGAGAAGAAGCTCTGAAATTCACCATGCTGCTCttcacagaaagagaaaaaatgacCAACTCACAGTGGAAGAAGTTTTCTGAAGAAACGGCTGTTCATTTTAAGAAACAGTTTGGAGATAGATATGCTGTGATAAATAGTAAGAGAGAGGTAAATCCCTCCCAGATATCCAAACTACTGGAGAAGATTGAAAAAATGGTCAAGCAAAACAGTGGACACTACTACACAGATAAAGTAGATGACAAAAGAAGACAGGGCCAAGAGAAAGAGAAGCAAAATCTGGAGTGGGGAAGAAAGAAGGAGGATCAAAAGGGAATAAAAGAAAACTTTAACCTAGAAGAACAAAGAATACCCTTAACAATGGGCAGTCCTGTAGATAGTAGAATACCAGAGATAAAGGAAGGGCAGAAAAAACATAAAGGCTGTCTAACACGCAGTCAAAGTATAGAGGTGATTTCAGTGGGTAATAAAATGAGGTCTGATGCAGTGGACAGAAAACTTATTAGGAAACATTCACTTTGGTTTCCAAAGAAGACAACCAGAGAGCATGAGAGATTCAGAGAAGATCTCAAGAGGCAAGAAGAGAGtcggagagagagggaaagaaggaaatggCAGAAGGAGCGAGCAGCAGTGGAAGAAGGTTCTG AGTCTGATGTGAGGATCGTATTGATGGGAAGACCTGGATCAGGAAAGAGCGCAACTGGAAACACCATCCTGGGACGAGAGGCTTTTGGAAAGGACTTCATTAGTGCACCCGGGACTGACACAGTGTGTAAAAGACAGGACGGTGTGGTGGGAGACAAATCTGTAACAGTGATTGACACCAAAAGGAAGACACCAGTGTCTCATTGTTCTCACAGTGATCCCCTTGAATTTTCTACTTCTGATTTTGAGCAATGTCTCCAGCTCTGTTCCCCTGGACCTCACGCGTTCCTACTTGTGATACGTGATTTCGTATCAGTATACAACACATTTTATCCACTGAAGCGTCAATTCGGGCAGGAATTTCTGAAGCACAGCATAGTCTTGATTACTCATGGAGACCAACGTGAACGAGTCGAAAAGAAGAATTTTGGTCGAAGCTTGGAGAAGCTTGTGGACAGCTGTGGAGGAcggtttcacattttcaacaacGAGGAACAAAATCACACTCAGGTGACAAACCTGCTGAAGGAGATAGAGACATTGGTGCAGAACAACGGAGGAACGCCCTACAGTCATGAGATGTACCTGGCGCATAGAAAGAAAATGGAACAGAAGTGTACATTgttatga